The DNA sequence TCCTGCGATCGCTGGAGCACTGGTACGGCCAGTGGAAGGCGGCCGGCGGCGACGCGGCCGCGAGCGGGCTCCAGGCCGCCTACGCGGCGGGCTGCGCGACGCTGGACCGGACCGTGCGGGCGGAGCTGCCGGGGGGAACGGCCCTGGTCGGCGAGGCGGTCGCGATCGACGGGGACGGGCGTCTCGTCCTCTCCACCGAGGGCGGACTCCAGCGGCCGGTGTCGGCCGGGGACATCGTCCACCTGCGGGGCGCGGCGGGCGGCCTGACCTGAGAGGGGCCGCGCCCCCGACGGGCGTACGGGCGGATACCGCGTATGCCTGGGATGTCACGCGCGACGCACCGGGGGCGGGCCGCCAAGGACGTGAGCTGGGGCACACCTGCCGTATCGTTGAGGCGATCCAGCGACAGATCGGCAGGGCAGTGCGCAGGGAACGGGCAGGAGGCGGCTGGTGACCGTCGGCGACACGACGTCCGGTGCGGGTGAGGAGCCCGGGCCGGACTCCTCGGTCCACGCCACACCCCACCACGAGGTCGACCACACGGTGGAGCCGACCGACGACCCCCTCGCCATCCGCCTCGAAGCGCTGATCCTGGGGGCCGACCGGCGCTACACGCCCTTCCAGGCGGCCCGCACCGCCGGGGTCTCCATGGACCTGGCCTCCCGGTTCTGGCGGGCCATGGGCTTCGCCGACATCGGCCAGGCCAAGGCGCTCACCGAGGCCGACGTGCTCGCCCTGCGACGGCTCGCCGGCCTCGTCGAGGCAGGGCTGCTCAGCGAGCCGATGGCGATCCAGGTCGCCCGCTCCACGGGGCAGACCACCGCCCGGCTGGCGGAGTGGCAGATCGACTCGTTCCTGGAGGGGCTGACCGAGCCGCCCGAGCCCGGCATGACCCGCACCGAGGTCACGTATCCGCTGGTCGAGCTGTTGCTCCCGGAGCTCCAGGAGTTCCTCGTCTACGTGTGGCGGCGCCAGCTCGCCGCCGCCACCGGCCGGGTCGTGCAGGCCGCGGACGACGAGGAGATGGTCGACCGGCGGCTCGCCGTCGGCTTCGCGGACCTGGTCGGCTTCACCCGGCTGACCCGACGCCTGGAGGAGGAGGAGCTCGGCGAACTGGTCGAGTCCTTCGAGACAACCGCCGCCGACCTGGTCGCCGCGCACGGCGGCCGGCTCATCAAGACCCTCGGAGACGAGGTCCTGTTCGCCGCCGACGACGCGGGCACGGCCGCCGAGATAGCGCTCCGCCTGATCGAGGCGATGTCCCAGGACGAGACGATGCCCGCCTTGCGCGTCGGTATCGCCTTCGGCACGGTCACCACCCGGATGGGCGATGTCTTCGGCACCACGGTGAACCTCGCCAGCCGGCTCACCTCGATAGCGCCGAAGGACGCCGTCCTGGTCGACGGGGCGTTCGCCAAGGAACTGGTCCGGCACGGCGACGCCCCGGAGTCCGAGGCGCAGGCCGCCGAGGCCGTCGCGGCCGCCGCCGAACGGGCCCGGCTCGCCGAGAAGGAGGGCCGCGAGCCCGACGACGAGCCGCCGCTGCCCACGTACCGCTTCGGACTCCAGCCGATGTGGCAGCGTCCGGTGCGCGGCCTCGGAGTGGTGGAGCCGTGGCTGCTGGCCCGGCGGGGGAAGACCGGCTCCTGAGCGCGGTCCGCCCCTTCGGCGAGCCTCCGTCCTCGCGCCCCCGCCCCGGTCGTCACGCCCCCCGCGCCGTCCCGCCCTGTCGGGGCGGCGCCGTCCTGTCTAGGATCCGTGACGGTAACGCTCGTTAACAGGCCGTCCATGACAGGGGTGCAGCCATGACCGTCACGTCCGAGCAGCGGTACGGGGAGTTCGTCGTCGTACGGCGGCACGAGGGGCAGGACCACGTCGCCGAGCTGGTCCTCGACCGGCCCAAGGCCATGAACGCCGTCTCCACCGACATGGCCCGCTCCCTCGCCGCCGCCTGCGACGCGCTCGGCGCCGACCGGGACGTCCGGGCCACCGTCCTGACCTCCAGCCACGAACGGGCCTTCTGCGTGGGCGCCGACCTCAAGGAGCGCAACTCCTTCACCGACGCCGACCTCGTACGTCAGCGGCCCACCGCGCGCGCCGCCTACACCGGGGTCCTGGAGCTGCCGATGCCGGTGATCGCCGCCGTGCACGGCTTCGCCCTCGGTGGCGGCTTCGAGCTCGCCCTCGCCTGCGATGTGATCGTCGCCGACACCACTGCCCTGGTCGGGCTGCCCGAGGTGTCCGTGGGCGTCATCCCGGGCGGCGGGGGTACGCAGCTGCTGCCGCGCCGGGTGGGGGCGGCGCGCGCCGCCGAGCTGGTGTTCAGCGCCCGCCGGGTCGAGGCCGCCGAGGCGCGCGAACTGGGCCTGGTGGACGAGCTGGTCGAGGCGGGCAGGGACCGCGAGGAGGCCCTCGCGCTGGGCGGCCGGATCGCCGCCAACTCGCCGGTCGGGCTGCGTGCGGCCAAGAAGGCGCTCCGGCTGGGCCAGGGGCTCGACCTGCGGGCGGGGCTGGAGGTGGAGGACGCGGCCTGGCGGTCGGTGGCCTTCTCCGGGGACCGGGCGGAGGGGGTGGCGGCGTTCAACGAGAAGCGGCGCCCCGACTGGCCCGGTGAGTGAACCGGGCCAGTCGCCCGGTGAGTGAACCGGAGCGTCGGCTACGCGGAGTGAGTGCGCTTCCGGGAAATAGTTGAACTAGTTACGCATCACATTGATCAAAAGGGAACAAATCTACATAAGCTGTAGCAATGGGTGGTGACGATGTGCGGCTGCGGGCCGTGGTTTCGCTGGCGCAGACCATGGCCGCGGCCTACACGCCGCGCGAATCGTGGCGGGCGGCGGCGCTGGGCGCCTGCGAGGCGCTGAGCGGCAGCTTCGCCGCGCTCTCCGTGTGGGAGCGGGACCGGGGCAGGCTGCGGGTGCTGGTGAACGCGGGGCAGCGGGCCGAGGGGGAGGAGGAGTTCCCCGAGGAGGAGGCCTACCCGGTGCACGAGTTCCCGGAGATCACCGAGTTCCTCCATGAGCGGTGGGCCGGTGGTGGAGAGCCCGACGCGTGGGTGGAGACCGCCGACGGGCAGCCCGGCGCGGGCGGTCCGGCGCGCGGCGCCCGCCCCTACTGCCACCAGCGGGTCGCGGCGCTGCGGCGGCGCGGCCGGGGCTGCTGCGTGGTCGCGCCGATCGTGCTGCACGGCCGGGCCTGGGGCGAGCTGTATGTGGCGCGGCCGGCCGGGCGGCCCGTGTTCGACCGGGCCGACGCGGACTTCGCGACCGTGCTCGCCGCTGTCGTGGCCTCCGGAATCGCCCAGACCGAGCGTCTGGAGGAGGTCCGCAAGCTGGCCTTCACCGACCCGCTGACCGGTCTGGCCAACCGCCGGGCGGTCGACATCCGGCTCGACGAGGCAGTCGAGCGCCACCGTGTCGACGACACGGTCGTCAGCCTCGTCGTCTGCGACCTGAACGGTCTCAAGGCGGTGAACGACACCCACGGCCACGCCATCGGCGACCGTCTGCTGGAACGTTTCGGCTCCGTGCTGTCGCTCTGCGGGGCGATGCTGCCGGAGGCGCTGGCGGCCCGGCTGGGCGGCGACGAGTTCTGCCTGCTCGCGGCGGGCCCCCCGGCCGACGCGGTGGTCGCCGTCGCCACCGAGCTGTGCGACCGGGCGGCGGTGATCGAGCTGGGCGACGGGGTCGCCTGCGGGGTCGCGTCGACCGGCGACCCGATCGGCCCGGTGCGCTCGGCCCGCCGGCTGTTCCGGCTCGCGGACGCCGCCCAGTACCGGGCCAAGGCCGCCCGCTCGCCGGGCCCGGTGGTGGCCGGGCGGGACGGCGAGGTCGTCCGGCTCGCGGACTCCCCGCCGAAGTCCGCGCACGACCGGCGCAGACTCCGCGGCAACCGACCGTGAGCCCGGGTGTGCCGTGCGCCCGGGTGTGCCGGGTGTGCCGTGCGCGCCGTGCGCGGGCGGGCGCGGGCGCGTCGTTCGGCTCGGTGGCGGCGCGCCAGGTCCCGGCGCGGGGCCGCTCACGCACTCCGCCGGTCCCGTAAGGGGCTCAGGGCCGCACCACTAGTGACATGAAGGGTTTCAGTACGTACGCTGCTGAATATGGATATGCACACTGTCGTGGTGGGAACGTCCGGAACCACCGCCGAGGACGTCGTCGCCGTGGCCCGCCACGGCGCCCGGGTCGAGCTCTCCGCCGCCGCCGTGGAAGCCCTGGCCGCC is a window from the Streptomyces sp. MMBL 11-1 genome containing:
- a CDS encoding adenylate/guanylate cyclase domain-containing protein translates to MTVGDTTSGAGEEPGPDSSVHATPHHEVDHTVEPTDDPLAIRLEALILGADRRYTPFQAARTAGVSMDLASRFWRAMGFADIGQAKALTEADVLALRRLAGLVEAGLLSEPMAIQVARSTGQTTARLAEWQIDSFLEGLTEPPEPGMTRTEVTYPLVELLLPELQEFLVYVWRRQLAAATGRVVQAADDEEMVDRRLAVGFADLVGFTRLTRRLEEEELGELVESFETTAADLVAAHGGRLIKTLGDEVLFAADDAGTAAEIALRLIEAMSQDETMPALRVGIAFGTVTTRMGDVFGTTVNLASRLTSIAPKDAVLVDGAFAKELVRHGDAPESEAQAAEAVAAAAERARLAEKEGREPDDEPPLPTYRFGLQPMWQRPVRGLGVVEPWLLARRGKTGS
- a CDS encoding GGDEF domain-containing protein, with protein sequence MGGDDVRLRAVVSLAQTMAAAYTPRESWRAAALGACEALSGSFAALSVWERDRGRLRVLVNAGQRAEGEEEFPEEEAYPVHEFPEITEFLHERWAGGGEPDAWVETADGQPGAGGPARGARPYCHQRVAALRRRGRGCCVVAPIVLHGRAWGELYVARPAGRPVFDRADADFATVLAAVVASGIAQTERLEEVRKLAFTDPLTGLANRRAVDIRLDEAVERHRVDDTVVSLVVCDLNGLKAVNDTHGHAIGDRLLERFGSVLSLCGAMLPEALAARLGGDEFCLLAAGPPADAVVAVATELCDRAAVIELGDGVACGVASTGDPIGPVRSARRLFRLADAAQYRAKAARSPGPVVAGRDGEVVRLADSPPKSAHDRRRLRGNRP
- a CDS encoding enoyl-CoA hydratase/isomerase family protein yields the protein MTVTSEQRYGEFVVVRRHEGQDHVAELVLDRPKAMNAVSTDMARSLAAACDALGADRDVRATVLTSSHERAFCVGADLKERNSFTDADLVRQRPTARAAYTGVLELPMPVIAAVHGFALGGGFELALACDVIVADTTALVGLPEVSVGVIPGGGGTQLLPRRVGAARAAELVFSARRVEAAEARELGLVDELVEAGRDREEALALGGRIAANSPVGLRAAKKALRLGQGLDLRAGLEVEDAAWRSVAFSGDRAEGVAAFNEKRRPDWPGE